One window of the Thermasporomyces composti genome contains the following:
- a CDS encoding FecCD family ABC transporter permease has translation MTVVTAQHADPRLPGRALRVGGLSFRLRARTVAVCLGLALLALVGAAVTLSTGDYPIPLPDVVRALVGDGSQASTFIVVTLRLPRLLTALLVGAALGLGGAVFQSLTRNPLGSPDIVGFTTGAASGALVALLIVKAGPAGVASAAVGGGLATALLVYVLAWKRGVQGYRLVLVGIGVSALLTSVNSYLLTRADVVDAQYAAAWLTGSLNGRGWEHVGPVAAALAVLVPALLLLGRRLRMLEMGDDVAKALGVPVERSRLALIVLAVGVTAVATASAGPVAFVALAAPQLARRLTGEPGVGLVSSALMGSCVLVFSDLAAQRLLAPTQLPVGVMTGAVGGVYLAWLLAREWRSGRS, from the coding sequence ATGACGGTGGTCACCGCCCAGCACGCTGATCCTCGCCTGCCGGGCCGCGCGCTCCGCGTGGGCGGGCTGTCGTTCCGGCTTCGAGCGCGGACCGTGGCGGTCTGCCTTGGCCTGGCGCTCCTCGCTCTCGTCGGCGCCGCGGTGACGCTGTCGACGGGTGACTACCCGATCCCGCTCCCCGACGTGGTGCGCGCCCTCGTCGGCGACGGCAGCCAGGCGAGCACCTTCATCGTCGTGACCCTGCGGCTTCCGCGACTGCTGACGGCTCTGCTGGTCGGCGCCGCTCTCGGTCTCGGCGGGGCGGTCTTCCAGAGTCTGACGCGCAACCCGCTGGGAAGCCCGGACATCGTGGGCTTCACGACGGGCGCGGCGTCCGGCGCCCTGGTCGCCTTGCTCATCGTCAAGGCGGGTCCGGCGGGTGTCGCGAGCGCGGCCGTCGGCGGAGGTCTGGCGACGGCCCTGCTGGTCTACGTGTTGGCCTGGAAGCGGGGCGTCCAGGGCTACCGGCTCGTGCTGGTCGGCATCGGGGTGAGCGCGCTCCTCACCTCCGTCAACTCCTACCTGCTCACCCGCGCCGACGTGGTGGACGCGCAGTACGCCGCGGCGTGGCTCACCGGGAGCTTGAACGGCCGCGGCTGGGAGCACGTGGGCCCGGTCGCGGCGGCGCTCGCCGTCCTCGTACCGGCGCTCCTGCTGCTCGGCCGACGACTCCGCATGCTGGAGATGGGCGACGACGTGGCGAAGGCGCTCGGGGTCCCGGTCGAGCGGTCGCGACTGGCCCTGATCGTGCTGGCGGTCGGCGTCACGGCGGTGGCGACCGCCTCGGCGGGGCCGGTCGCCTTCGTAGCCCTGGCGGCACCTCAGCTCGCCCGCCGGCTGACGGGAGAACCAGGCGTCGGGCTCGTGTCGTCCGCCCTCATGGGCTCGTGCGTCCTGGTGTTCAGCGACCTCGCCGCGCAACGCCTGCTCGCGCCGACACAGCTGCCCGTCGGCGTCATGACCGGGGCCGTCGGCGGTGTCTACCTGGCTTGGCTGCTCGCGCGGGAATGGAGGTCCGGGCGGTCATGA
- a CDS encoding ABC transporter ATP-binding protein, producing the protein MTRHGETSRLWAEQLTLGYDGRIVADGLDAVIPDGSFTVIIGPNACGKSTLLRALARTLRPTRGAVYLDGQTISSYSTKEVARRLGLLPQSPIAPDGITVADLVARGRYPHQRLLRQWSRDDEAAVAEAMAATGVAELADRFVDELSGGQRQRVWLAMALAQQTSLLLLDEPTTYLDIAHQIEVLDLCADLHERQGRTLVAVLHDLNQAARYATHLVVMRDGAIVASGPPSQVLTAELVERVFDLPCRVIADPEAGTPLVVPASRRARVATEPAAGQAAS; encoded by the coding sequence ATGACGCGTCACGGCGAGACGAGCCGGCTCTGGGCCGAGCAGCTCACCCTCGGCTACGACGGGCGGATCGTGGCGGACGGGCTCGACGCGGTCATCCCCGACGGCTCGTTCACCGTCATCATCGGCCCGAACGCCTGCGGCAAGTCCACCTTGCTCCGCGCCCTCGCGCGCACGCTGCGACCCACCCGTGGGGCGGTGTACCTCGACGGGCAGACGATCTCCTCCTACTCGACGAAGGAGGTGGCCCGCCGGCTCGGTCTGCTCCCCCAGAGCCCCATCGCGCCTGACGGCATCACGGTGGCCGACCTCGTGGCCCGCGGGCGGTACCCCCACCAGCGGCTGCTCCGCCAGTGGTCACGGGACGACGAGGCGGCCGTGGCCGAGGCGATGGCGGCGACCGGCGTGGCCGAGCTCGCCGACCGGTTCGTCGACGAGCTGTCGGGTGGTCAGCGGCAGCGGGTCTGGTTGGCCATGGCGCTCGCCCAGCAGACGTCCCTGCTCCTGCTCGACGAGCCGACGACGTACCTCGACATCGCTCACCAGATCGAGGTCCTCGACCTCTGCGCGGACCTTCACGAACGTCAGGGCCGCACGCTCGTCGCCGTGCTCCATGACTTGAACCAGGCCGCACGGTACGCCACCCACCTGGTCGTCATGCGAGACGGCGCCATCGTCGCGTCCGGTCCACCGTCCCAGGTGCTGACGGCCGAGCTCGTGGAGCGAGTCTTCGACCTGCCCTGCCGGGTGATCGCGGATCCGGAGGCGGGGACACCCTTGGTGGTGCCGGCCAGTCGGCGGGCTCGCGTCGCGACCGAGCCGGCAGCCGGTCAGGCGGCGTCCTAG
- a CDS encoding aminotransferase class V-fold PLP-dependent enzyme: protein MTALDVQVNSADPACPGQAPLLPVVGTGIEVPLVTGDSLPYANLDYAASAPSLQSVADHLSEVLPYYASVHRGAGYTSQVCTALYEGARADVAAFLGARPDDVVIFTRNTTDALNLLARCVPDDGPGGGRVTFLDIEHHANLLPWRRGQHRCVLAGTTQRATLVSLRAELEARPASLLAITGASNVTGEVLPLAEIVELAHAAGARVVLDAAQLAPHRRIDLASSGVDYVALSGHKLYAPFGAGVLAGRRDWLDEAPAYLPGGGAVREVTLTHTEWAAAPQRHEGGTPNVLGAATLAQAARTLSQLPSGALEAHEEALRTALTDRLNRLPGVRTLRIWRDSTTSIGVVAFTVDGYAPGLVAAYLSAEHGIGVRDGKFCAHPLLSRLGAPEGAVRASFGVGTTLDDVERLAAAVEQLVTSGPRWSYDVVDGRWAPTPDPRGLPDWAVSTTGAADRGTSPCEPLTA, encoded by the coding sequence GTGACTGCTCTCGACGTCCAGGTGAACTCCGCTGACCCCGCGTGTCCTGGCCAGGCGCCGCTGCTTCCCGTGGTCGGCACCGGCATCGAGGTCCCGCTCGTCACCGGCGACTCCCTCCCGTACGCCAACCTCGACTACGCCGCGAGCGCTCCGAGCCTGCAGTCGGTCGCCGACCACCTGAGCGAGGTGCTGCCGTACTACGCGAGCGTCCACCGCGGCGCCGGCTACACCTCCCAGGTCTGCACCGCGCTCTACGAAGGTGCCCGGGCCGACGTCGCGGCGTTTCTCGGTGCGCGTCCCGACGACGTGGTGATCTTCACCCGCAACACCACCGACGCGCTCAACCTGTTGGCACGGTGTGTCCCCGACGACGGCCCTGGTGGCGGCCGCGTCACCTTCCTCGACATCGAGCACCACGCCAACCTGCTTCCGTGGCGGCGAGGCCAACACCGCTGCGTCCTCGCCGGCACCACCCAGCGGGCCACGCTGGTGAGTCTGCGCGCGGAGCTGGAGGCGCGACCGGCCAGCCTCCTCGCCATCACCGGCGCGTCGAACGTCACCGGCGAGGTCTTGCCTCTCGCCGAGATCGTGGAGCTCGCCCACGCGGCCGGCGCCCGAGTCGTCCTCGACGCTGCGCAGCTCGCCCCCCACCGCAGGATCGACCTGGCGTCGTCCGGGGTGGACTACGTCGCGCTGTCCGGGCACAAGCTCTACGCGCCGTTCGGAGCCGGCGTGCTCGCCGGACGGAGGGACTGGCTCGACGAGGCCCCGGCATACCTGCCGGGAGGGGGTGCCGTCCGCGAGGTCACCCTCACCCACACCGAGTGGGCGGCCGCACCGCAGCGGCACGAGGGAGGCACCCCGAACGTCCTCGGGGCGGCGACCCTCGCCCAGGCTGCTCGCACCCTCTCCCAGCTACCGTCGGGCGCGCTGGAGGCGCACGAGGAGGCCCTCCGCACGGCGCTCACCGACCGCCTCAACCGGCTGCCCGGTGTCCGAACCCTGCGGATCTGGCGAGACAGCACGACCTCGATCGGGGTGGTGGCGTTCACCGTGGACGGGTACGCGCCCGGGCTCGTGGCCGCCTACCTCTCCGCTGAACACGGGATCGGCGTCCGGGACGGCAAGTTCTGCGCGCATCCCCTCCTGTCGCGCCTCGGCGCGCCTGAGGGGGCGGTCCGCGCGAGCTTCGGCGTCGGGACGACGCTGGACGACGTCGAGCGCCTCGCCGCCGCAGTGGAACAGCTCGTCACGTCCGGACCTCGCTGGAGCTACGACGTCGTCGACGGTCGATGGGCGCCGACACCGGACCCGCGAGGCCTTCCCGACTGGGCCGTCTCGACCACCGGCGCGGCTGACCGGGGCACGTCGCCATGTGAGCCGCTCACCGCGTGA
- a CDS encoding family 43 glycosylhydrolase, with protein MKLRRRLSVWCAALVLVLAGAAPSTAADQRTYTNPLMSNFADAFSDPGIIRAKDGYWYAYATTTVMTRENQQNGGPPYYMPIARSADLVTWEFVGTVFNEDNHPEWKPFPGTGYWAPDVRYVDGTYYLYYSLAGGGDAAIGLATAPTPAGPWRDIGRPVVDFVPDSEVMEIDPALFVDSDGTKYLYYGSFREGGMHVVQLSDDGTRAVGEPRQVVAGNRGEAAWVVKRDGYYYLFYSGYGCCEVDTGGYPVFVGRATSPLGPFVDAEGVPLTADAPGGTLVNATTGSSLVGTGHNATAVDRSGQDWFFSNANSRFDNWGGRPTVMDRLDWIDGWPTVRAGQWTSDTPQPAPVGTWDVGSTFNDGDLDGWVTVGTGAWGLARERDAGGFVRSRSAAPHSLLLVSEETTAADYRAEADLRVRGMGRAGLVVGYEDHRNYVVAWLDPSRRALVVDVVVDGEVVRSASDRLHAGFRFDTWHAVTAEVRGSWATFEVSAAMEGSPLAEVSVEVPERLGKPSPVGVAAQGRGAEADNVGVTALYEPVTAKVPDPTVGALLPEFSDEFEGAELDEAWTIVGTPQSNPEVVGGALVWPTQAGDLRSDDHAAVLLRDAPEGTYTVETKVHLPLGTGPRGYERAGLLVWGDRVNSLHVAPTSTGTTRQAFLWVGPAASPWPNAIQLGPSADTLWLRMRHTIHPETGEHLFRAATSRDGEHWIWGAVWHLPADAEPRVGLVAMGGEGVTATFDYLRVYGP; from the coding sequence ATGAAGCTCCGGCGACGGCTGTCGGTGTGGTGTGCGGCGCTCGTGCTCGTCCTGGCAGGCGCGGCGCCGTCAACCGCAGCCGACCAGCGGACCTACACCAACCCGTTGATGTCGAACTTCGCAGACGCGTTCTCGGACCCCGGGATCATCCGCGCGAAGGACGGCTACTGGTACGCCTACGCCACGACGACGGTGATGACCCGCGAGAACCAGCAGAACGGCGGACCGCCGTACTACATGCCGATCGCGCGAAGCGCCGACCTGGTGACGTGGGAGTTCGTCGGAACGGTCTTCAACGAGGACAACCACCCTGAGTGGAAGCCGTTCCCGGGTACGGGCTACTGGGCACCGGACGTCCGCTACGTGGACGGGACCTACTACCTGTACTACTCGCTTGCCGGTGGTGGCGACGCCGCCATCGGGCTGGCCACCGCCCCCACGCCAGCTGGGCCGTGGAGGGACATCGGCCGTCCGGTCGTCGACTTCGTTCCCGACAGCGAGGTCATGGAGATCGACCCAGCGCTGTTCGTCGACTCCGACGGCACGAAGTACCTGTACTACGGCTCCTTCCGGGAGGGCGGCATGCACGTCGTCCAGCTCTCCGACGACGGCACCCGAGCCGTGGGTGAGCCGAGACAGGTGGTGGCGGGCAACCGTGGGGAAGCCGCCTGGGTGGTCAAGCGCGACGGCTACTACTACCTGTTCTACTCCGGCTACGGGTGCTGCGAGGTCGACACCGGCGGCTACCCCGTGTTCGTCGGTCGAGCCACGTCCCCGCTCGGGCCGTTCGTCGACGCCGAGGGCGTACCCCTGACGGCGGACGCTCCGGGCGGCACCCTCGTCAACGCCACGACGGGAAGCAGCCTCGTCGGCACCGGCCACAACGCGACCGCCGTCGACCGCTCCGGACAGGACTGGTTCTTCAGCAACGCCAACAGCCGGTTCGACAACTGGGGTGGCCGTCCGACGGTGATGGACCGGCTGGACTGGATCGATGGCTGGCCCACCGTGCGCGCCGGTCAGTGGACCTCCGACACCCCGCAGCCGGCACCGGTCGGCACGTGGGACGTCGGCAGCACGTTCAACGACGGCGACCTCGACGGCTGGGTGACAGTCGGCACCGGTGCGTGGGGTCTCGCCCGCGAGCGGGATGCCGGAGGCTTCGTCCGAAGCCGTTCGGCCGCACCCCACTCACTGCTGCTGGTGAGCGAGGAGACCACCGCGGCCGACTACCGGGCCGAGGCGGACCTGCGGGTGCGCGGCATGGGCCGGGCTGGCCTGGTCGTCGGCTATGAGGATCACCGAAACTACGTGGTCGCCTGGCTGGACCCGTCGCGGCGCGCCCTCGTCGTCGATGTCGTCGTGGACGGCGAGGTCGTGAGGTCGGCGAGCGACCGCCTCCACGCAGGCTTCCGGTTCGACACCTGGCACGCGGTCACCGCAGAGGTCCGCGGGTCGTGGGCGACGTTCGAGGTGAGCGCGGCGATGGAAGGCAGCCCGCTGGCCGAGGTGAGCGTCGAGGTGCCGGAACGGCTCGGGAAACCCTCCCCCGTCGGCGTGGCGGCGCAGGGTCGCGGCGCGGAGGCCGACAACGTGGGTGTTACCGCGCTGTACGAGCCGGTGACCGCCAAGGTGCCGGATCCCACGGTGGGAGCGTTGCTGCCGGAGTTCAGCGACGAGTTCGAAGGCGCCGAGCTCGACGAGGCGTGGACGATCGTCGGCACCCCACAGTCGAACCCCGAGGTAGTCGGCGGCGCGCTGGTGTGGCCGACCCAGGCGGGCGACCTGAGGTCGGACGACCACGCGGCGGTGCTGCTGCGCGACGCGCCGGAGGGCACGTACACGGTCGAGACCAAGGTGCACCTTCCGCTCGGCACCGGGCCGCGCGGCTACGAACGGGCGGGCCTGCTCGTCTGGGGTGACCGGGTGAACTCCCTGCACGTGGCACCGACGTCCACCGGGACGACCCGGCAGGCGTTCTTGTGGGTCGGGCCGGCTGCCAGCCCGTGGCCGAACGCGATTCAGCTCGGGCCATCCGCCGACACGCTGTGGCTGCGGATGCGCCACACCATCCATCCGGAGACCGGCGAGCATCTGTTCCGGGCCGCGACGAGCCGCGACGGGGAGCACTGGATCTGGGGTGCGGTGTGGCACCTGCCAGCCGATGCCGAGCCCCGGGTCGGCTTGGTGGCCATGGGTGGTGAAGGGGTCACCGCGACCTTCGACTACCTGCGCGTGTACGGGCCGTAG
- a CDS encoding alpha-glucuronidase family glycosyl hydrolase, whose product MPHLSRRRLLQVGAASAVSSFLPVDAALASASATRPPDEDGYELWLRYRHVDDPARLAEYRRRLTAIVPQGSGELLRCATRELTTGLRGLLSREIEVRERLEGGGVVLGTYDESPFVRSLFSHDELAALGPEGYRLTTVGDRHVVVAATHQRGLLYGAFHLLRHLQTHRPLATLDATERPAAPLRVFNHWYDLDRAVERGYAGLAILHWDELPTLRPRYIDYARILASIGVNGTVVNNVNANAHFLSSDRLGGLAALADLLRCYGIRLYLSANYASPMVLTANDPSPITTADPFDPRVQLWWQEKIAEIYELIPDFGGFLVKANSEGQPGPLDYGRTHADGANMLAERIRPYGGLIFWRSFVHEGFSDWAEYQYRTFAPLDGEFAENVVVQTKNGPLDFQVREPVHPLFGAMPRTNQAIELQITQEYTGHNVHLCYLVPQWKEILDFDTKAQGDGTTVESIVTGTAYGQSHVGIVGVANLGDDRDWTGYLLGAANTHGFGRLAWNPRLSAEEIVREWIQLTFTPDEAFVRPLTDIMLESWRTYEDYTSPLGMGYLTFPTGSHFDPDPRSTLNQSHHTTAEGTGFDRTVATGSGFTGLYAPFWAERYESLETVPDELLLFLHWVPYTHRLHSGSTVIQHIYDSHFDGAERVLRMRETWRELAPHVDARRHADVLATFDEHAFHARRWRDTIVSFFFDYSRILDERREWLQYEFGRGTPLLLGGWPNRLPLKVTNATGQDHRVTARLHVPDERWSAGTAEAEVASRADAEMTLPVQPPLVADQLQLAVAMTPAVEVLGTAGHPTIVTPAGRRCHIALDAGSGSSPLVPGYQRLTPETMWDPARGYGWIGRTPQSRDRGDAWDALRRDFCGDTAPCTLRLAIPPGIHETAVLVGDGGPDVWPTFIDVNGQRVAEGGRIRGGTFEWLRFELDGGSEGREVDLEFSSVPGRFWRLCGLVIVNPDAPIPPAVLTEVRSSGVLWAGRPNDVRVSVAGMTDEPVDVTVAVDVPEGWTAEPASGRVPGGAEVELTVRVTPPTEPTMGTVAVRLAEDPDGEQWTVDTIVVPAPDDAVLVLDAGSPSSPVLEGYRRLSPEELWDADRGFGWVTEPPTFRDRARLDVLRRDFVLGRDQDYVLRLAVPAGAHRVDVLTGDAYSPSGTTSVYEGDTLLGSSGDEIIPQGEFRWFSFTLDGGEAGRLADLRLVGALRDRWWRLVALVMRRA is encoded by the coding sequence CGCTCGCCTCGGCGTCAGCCACTCGCCCACCCGACGAGGACGGCTACGAGCTGTGGCTGCGGTACCGCCATGTCGACGACCCCGCTCGGCTCGCGGAGTATCGTCGCCGGCTCACCGCGATCGTGCCGCAGGGATCGGGCGAGCTTCTGCGCTGTGCGACGCGGGAGCTCACGACGGGACTCCGTGGCCTGCTTTCCCGCGAGATCGAGGTTCGTGAGCGCCTCGAGGGCGGCGGCGTCGTCCTCGGCACCTACGACGAGTCGCCGTTCGTTCGCTCGCTCTTCAGCCACGACGAGCTCGCCGCGCTCGGCCCTGAGGGCTACCGGCTGACGACTGTGGGAGACAGGCACGTCGTCGTCGCGGCGACACACCAGCGCGGACTGCTCTACGGCGCCTTCCACCTCCTGCGACATCTGCAAACCCACCGCCCGCTTGCCACCCTGGACGCCACGGAACGTCCGGCCGCACCGCTGCGAGTGTTCAACCACTGGTACGACCTGGACCGTGCGGTCGAGCGCGGCTACGCGGGCCTGGCGATCCTCCACTGGGATGAGCTGCCGACGCTGCGGCCGCGCTACATCGACTACGCCCGGATCCTGGCTTCGATCGGCGTCAACGGCACGGTCGTCAACAATGTCAACGCGAACGCGCACTTCCTGTCCTCCGACCGGCTGGGTGGGCTTGCCGCGCTCGCTGACCTGCTCCGCTGCTACGGGATCCGCCTCTACCTGTCGGCGAACTACGCGAGCCCGATGGTCCTGACGGCGAACGATCCGTCCCCGATCACCACAGCGGACCCGTTCGACCCGCGCGTCCAGCTCTGGTGGCAGGAGAAGATCGCCGAGATCTACGAGCTCATCCCCGACTTCGGCGGGTTCCTGGTCAAGGCCAACTCTGAGGGGCAGCCCGGCCCCCTGGACTACGGGAGGACCCACGCGGACGGCGCGAACATGCTCGCCGAGCGGATCCGCCCGTATGGCGGACTCATCTTCTGGCGGAGCTTCGTCCACGAAGGCTTCTCCGACTGGGCCGAGTACCAGTACCGGACCTTCGCGCCCCTGGACGGCGAGTTCGCCGAGAACGTCGTCGTCCAGACCAAGAACGGTCCTCTCGACTTCCAGGTGCGGGAGCCGGTGCACCCCCTGTTCGGCGCGATGCCGCGGACCAACCAGGCGATCGAGCTTCAGATCACCCAGGAGTACACCGGTCACAACGTCCACCTGTGCTACCTGGTGCCGCAGTGGAAGGAGATCCTCGACTTCGACACCAAGGCGCAAGGGGACGGGACGACAGTCGAGAGCATCGTCACCGGTACCGCCTACGGTCAGTCCCACGTGGGCATCGTCGGCGTGGCGAACCTCGGTGACGACCGCGACTGGACCGGTTACCTGCTCGGCGCAGCGAACACGCATGGCTTCGGTCGGCTGGCGTGGAACCCACGCTTGTCGGCCGAGGAGATCGTCCGCGAGTGGATTCAGCTGACGTTCACCCCGGACGAGGCGTTCGTGCGACCGCTGACCGACATCATGCTCGAGTCCTGGCGGACGTACGAGGACTACACCTCGCCTCTCGGGATGGGCTACCTCACGTTCCCGACCGGCTCCCACTTCGACCCGGACCCTCGGTCGACGCTCAACCAGTCCCACCACACCACCGCCGAGGGCACGGGCTTCGACCGGACGGTGGCCACCGGGAGCGGCTTCACCGGGCTGTACGCGCCGTTCTGGGCCGAACGGTACGAGTCGCTGGAGACGGTGCCCGACGAGCTGTTGCTGTTCCTGCACTGGGTGCCGTACACCCACCGTCTCCACTCGGGGTCGACGGTCATCCAGCACATCTACGACAGCCACTTCGACGGCGCCGAGCGTGTTCTCCGCATGCGCGAGACGTGGCGTGAGCTCGCCCCGCACGTCGACGCGCGCCGACACGCCGACGTCCTCGCGACGTTCGACGAGCACGCGTTCCACGCACGGCGCTGGCGGGACACCATCGTCTCGTTCTTCTTCGACTACTCCAGAATCCTCGACGAACGGCGTGAGTGGCTGCAGTACGAGTTCGGCAGAGGGACGCCGTTGCTGCTCGGCGGATGGCCGAACCGCCTCCCGCTGAAGGTCACCAACGCGACTGGGCAAGACCATCGAGTGACGGCGCGGCTACACGTGCCCGACGAGAGATGGTCGGCCGGCACCGCCGAGGCCGAGGTCGCCAGCCGGGCGGACGCAGAGATGACGTTGCCGGTCCAACCTCCCCTGGTCGCCGACCAGCTCCAGCTCGCGGTCGCGATGACCCCAGCCGTCGAGGTGCTGGGCACCGCCGGTCACCCCACGATCGTCACGCCCGCCGGCCGTCGCTGTCACATCGCCCTTGACGCGGGCTCGGGATCGAGTCCACTGGTGCCCGGCTACCAGCGCCTGACGCCGGAGACCATGTGGGATCCGGCGCGCGGGTACGGGTGGATCGGCCGCACGCCGCAGTCCCGCGACCGCGGTGACGCCTGGGACGCGCTACGACGGGACTTCTGTGGCGACACCGCACCCTGCACGCTGCGGCTCGCGATCCCACCGGGGATCCATGAGACGGCTGTCCTGGTCGGCGACGGTGGCCCCGACGTCTGGCCGACGTTCATCGACGTGAATGGTCAGCGCGTCGCGGAGGGCGGCCGCATCCGTGGGGGCACGTTCGAGTGGCTTCGTTTCGAGCTCGATGGCGGCTCGGAGGGCCGGGAGGTCGACCTGGAGTTCTCCAGCGTCCCGGGCCGCTTCTGGCGGCTATGCGGCCTTGTCATCGTCAATCCCGACGCGCCCATCCCGCCCGCCGTCCTCACCGAGGTCCGCTCCAGCGGCGTGCTGTGGGCCGGCCGACCGAACGACGTCAGGGTGAGCGTGGCGGGGATGACCGACGAGCCGGTCGACGTCACCGTCGCCGTCGACGTCCCTGAGGGTTGGACGGCCGAGCCCGCCAGCGGCCGCGTTCCGGGTGGCGCGGAGGTGGAGCTGACGGTGCGGGTGACGCCTCCGACAGAGCCCACCATGGGCACCGTCGCTGTCCGCCTCGCGGAGGATCCCGACGGCGAGCAATGGACGGTTGACACGATCGTGGTGCCGGCACCCGACGACGCCGTGCTGGTTCTCGACGCCGGCAGTCCGTCAAGCCCGGTCCTGGAGGGATACCGGCGCCTGTCGCCGGAGGAGTTGTGGGACGCCGACCGTGGCTTCGGCTGGGTGACGGAGCCGCCGACGTTCCGGGACCGCGCGCGGCTGGACGTCCTGCGCCGCGACTTCGTGCTGGGGCGCGACCAGGACTACGTCCTGCGCCTCGCGGTGCCCGCCGGCGCGCACCGGGTCGACGTCCTCACCGGTGACGCCTACTCGCCCTCCGGCACGACCAGCGTCTACGAGGGTGACACGCTGCTGGGCAGCTCCGGGGACGAGATCATTCCGCAGGGAGAGTTCCGGTGGTTCTCGTTCACGCTGGACGGCGGTGAGGCCGGACGACTGGCGGATCTGCGACTCGTCGGGGCCCTGCGGGACCGGTGGTGGCGCCTGGTCGCCCTGGTGATGCGGCGAGCCTGA